One Aciduliprofundum boonei T469 genomic region harbors:
- the rph gene encoding ribonuclease PH encodes MRNRKPDEIRNVEIIPNYQKKPYGSALIKQGDTVVLCSAQVIENVPDWLKEQNSGWLTAEYSMLPGSSETRIFRDRGHVNGRSKEIERIIGRCLRAAVDLKKLGPRTIWIDCDVIQADGGTRTASITAGFVALSLAIRRLMKEGKLGENPIKYKVAAISAGIVNGEPLLDLAYEEDSQADVDINIAMNEEGKYIEIQGTSEKEPLSRENLNILLDLAEKGIKELFKKQEEALNV; translated from the coding sequence ATGAGAAATAGAAAACCCGATGAAATAAGAAATGTGGAAATCATTCCAAATTACCAGAAAAAACCCTATGGCTCCGCATTAATAAAACAAGGAGATACCGTAGTTCTATGCTCCGCACAGGTTATAGAAAATGTTCCAGATTGGCTAAAAGAGCAAAATTCTGGATGGTTAACTGCCGAGTACTCTATGCTTCCCGGTTCTTCAGAAACAAGGATATTCCGCGATAGAGGCCATGTAAATGGTAGGAGCAAGGAAATTGAGAGAATAATAGGTAGATGTCTCCGGGCCGCTGTGGACCTGAAAAAATTAGGCCCTAGAACGATATGGATCGATTGTGATGTTATCCAAGCCGATGGGGGAACGAGAACTGCGAGCATAACTGCAGGGTTTGTAGCACTCTCTTTAGCAATAAGAAGATTGATGAAGGAAGGAAAATTAGGCGAAAACCCAATAAAATACAAAGTTGCGGCTATAAGTGCAGGAATTGTTAATGGTGAACCACTTTTGGATTTAGCCTATGAAGAAGATTCCCAAGCGGATGTGGACATAAATATAGCTATGAACGAGGAAGGAAAGTATATTGAGATACAGGGCACATCCGAGAAAGAGCCGCTGAGCAGAGAGAATCTAAATATATTGCTTGATCTTGCAGAAAAGGGAATAAAAGAATTATTTAAAAAGCAAGAGGAGGCCCTTAATGTGTAG
- a CDS encoding class II glutamine amidotransferase — protein sequence MCRFVAVISKEDMPLQPYFSFLLEQAKNGKRAPHPDGFGFWIKSRKGEYVYKSTLPIWENDITIPNGKIGFFHARKRGEKGADVDIKNVHPFIREGVFMHNGFLNIPKHPMAIGNTDTESFFLTLLEYGVKEGVKRIIKNYDFKSLNFVMHYKEMLYVLRLAKELQDYFTIFIKRDNEKIVISTEKDNNSWEEVKNGELWIINPGLEIDKSCIYQDMCH from the coding sequence ATGTGTAGATTTGTAGCTGTGATATCAAAGGAAGACATGCCTCTACAACCCTATTTTTCATTTCTATTAGAGCAGGCAAAAAATGGAAAGAGAGCTCCACATCCTGATGGCTTTGGATTCTGGATAAAGAGCAGAAAAGGAGAGTATGTTTACAAATCCACATTACCAATCTGGGAAAATGATATCACCATACCTAATGGAAAAATAGGATTTTTTCACGCAAGAAAGAGAGGAGAAAAGGGGGCGGATGTGGATATAAAAAATGTTCATCCATTCATTCGAGAAGGAGTGTTTATGCACAATGGATTTTTAAATATTCCAAAGCATCCAATGGCTATTGGGAATACCGATACAGAGAGTTTTTTTCTCACTCTGCTAGAATATGGGGTGAAAGAAGGAGTGAAAAGAATAATAAAAAATTACGATTTTAAATCTTTAAACTTTGTGATGCATTATAAGGAAATGCTCTATGTTTTGCGACTAGCCAAAGAGTTGCAGGATTATTTCACCATTTTCATAAAGAGAGATAACGAGAAAATAGTAATTTCCACAGAAAAAGATAACAACTCTTGGGAAGAAGTAAAAAATGGTGAACTATGGATTATAAATCCTGGTCTTGAGATTGATAAATCTTGTATTTACCAAGATATGTGCCATTGA
- a CDS encoding ABC transporter ATP-binding protein has translation MDYILNVKDLKKYFPVRRSFVEILKKAPERYVRAVDGISFKIKRGETLSLIGESGCGKTTAGRTILRLIEPTGGKIIFNGKDITKIPEKKLRPIRRKMQIIFQDPYASLSPKMKIGEAIAHPLLIHGLADKEEAKERALKMLKRVGLTPEEEFYERYPHHLSGGQRQRVVIARAMILKPEFIVADEAVSMIDASMRASILELLNDFKKEYNLSMLFITHDIDIGKLISDRIAVMYLGKIVEIGKVKDILNNPQHPYTKALMEAVPSIARRKRKKKVKIKGEIPNAIDIPPGCRFHPRCPFAMDICRKKEPEMVEIEPEHFAACHLLK, from the coding sequence ATGGATTACATACTAAATGTTAAAGATTTGAAAAAATACTTCCCCGTACGCAGAAGCTTTGTAGAAATATTGAAAAAAGCACCAGAGAGATATGTGCGTGCTGTGGATGGAATAAGCTTCAAAATTAAAAGGGGCGAGACGCTAAGCCTAATAGGAGAGAGTGGATGCGGTAAAACAACAGCCGGAAGGACCATATTGAGACTTATAGAGCCCACTGGAGGAAAAATAATATTCAATGGGAAGGACATAACAAAAATACCCGAAAAAAAGCTAAGACCCATAAGAAGAAAAATGCAAATTATATTTCAAGATCCTTATGCGAGTTTGAGCCCAAAAATGAAGATCGGTGAGGCAATAGCACATCCCCTATTGATCCATGGATTAGCTGATAAAGAGGAAGCAAAGGAGAGAGCTTTGAAGATGTTGAAGAGAGTGGGATTGACACCAGAAGAGGAGTTCTATGAGAGATACCCACATCATTTGAGTGGAGGACAAAGGCAGAGGGTGGTTATAGCCAGGGCCATGATTCTAAAACCAGAGTTTATAGTAGCTGATGAAGCAGTATCTATGATAGATGCATCTATGCGCGCATCAATTTTAGAACTTTTAAACGATTTTAAAAAAGAGTACAATTTGAGCATGCTGTTCATCACCCACGATATAGACATTGGAAAATTGATAAGCGATAGAATAGCGGTTATGTATCTCGGTAAAATAGTGGAAATAGGGAAAGTTAAAGATATTTTAAATAATCCACAGCATCCATACACAAAGGCACTGATGGAAGCTGTACCTTCCATAGCCAGAAGAAAGAGAAAGAAGAAAGTAAAGATAAAGGGTGAAATTCCAAATGCCATAGACATACCACCCGGATGCAGATTCCATCCGAGGTGCCCATTTGCTATGGATATTTGCAGAAAAAAGGAGCCAGAAATGGTGGAAATCGAGCCGGAACATTTTGCAGCATGCCACCTTCTTAAATAA